Proteins from a genomic interval of Stenotrophomonas sp. WZN-1:
- a CDS encoding penicillin acylase family protein has product MRRTWRWVLGVLIAIVLVTALVLWLLLRGSLADLDGEHALPGLAKPVTIERDALGVVTITASSQADAMRALGRVHAQERFFEMDLMRRSAAGELSALFGPKAIDADKRMRVHRLRARTEAHLEAALGDNGDAVRAYVDGVNEGLADLSVRPWAYLLLRQSPQPWQASDSVLAGLAMYADLQDPGNQTELALSRIRAVVPAALYALVAHDGTEWDAPLFGEPTGNATLPDASQLDLRTLKGKPGTEQEEADAVGSNNFAVAGALTTDGRAIIADDMHLGLRAPGLWFRVRLRYPDPQAAGGQVDVTGFSLPGLPAVIVGSNGHVAWGFTNGYIDTADYRTEPANAAVTVHEERIAVAGQADVLFPVRETAWGPILHTHADGSGDALRWVAHLPGAVRLDFADLARAGDLDGALRFADRAGIPAQNLVVGDRSGRIAWRLIGARPDRGPGCAPAGFNAASNQDCAPWPIRSDASPALIDPPNHRLWTANGRVLDGEALATVGNGGYDLGARAQQIRDLLAIQDRFDEHDLLAIQLDDRAVFLQRWWALLHDVIERSDDPALKRLKEASHQWGGRASASSVSYRVVRAFRTQVMATLSDALLAPANAQLGDDYLDPRLAQLEGVAWPMLQQRPANLLPPAFDSWDALLIDAARRTESELAKQGPLAQRSWGERNTAAICHPIARALPDIAKRWLCMPADHLPGDRDMPRVQTPNFGASERMVVSPGHEADGIVHMPGGQSGHPLSPYWGAGHEDWVHGRPTPFLPGKAQHVMTLVPAR; this is encoded by the coding sequence ATGCGACGTACATGGCGTTGGGTGCTGGGCGTGTTGATCGCCATCGTGCTGGTCACCGCCCTGGTGCTGTGGCTGCTGCTGCGCGGCAGCCTGGCCGACCTGGATGGCGAGCATGCGCTGCCGGGCCTGGCCAAGCCGGTCACCATCGAGCGTGATGCGCTGGGCGTGGTCACCATTACCGCCAGCAGCCAGGCCGACGCGATGCGTGCGCTCGGCCGCGTGCATGCGCAGGAACGTTTTTTCGAGATGGACCTGATGCGCCGCAGTGCCGCTGGCGAGCTGTCGGCATTGTTCGGGCCGAAGGCCATCGACGCCGACAAGCGCATGCGCGTGCATCGCCTGCGCGCACGCACCGAAGCGCACCTGGAGGCTGCACTGGGCGACAACGGCGATGCCGTGCGTGCCTACGTGGATGGCGTCAACGAGGGCCTGGCCGATCTCTCCGTGCGCCCGTGGGCCTACCTGCTGCTGCGGCAATCGCCACAGCCCTGGCAGGCCAGCGACAGCGTGCTGGCCGGGCTGGCCATGTATGCCGACCTGCAGGATCCGGGCAACCAGACCGAGCTTGCGCTGAGCCGTATCCGCGCGGTGGTGCCGGCTGCGCTGTACGCACTGGTCGCCCACGACGGCACCGAATGGGATGCACCGCTGTTCGGCGAACCGACCGGCAACGCCACGCTCCCCGATGCCAGCCAGCTGGATCTGCGCACATTGAAGGGAAAACCGGGCACCGAGCAGGAAGAGGCCGACGCCGTCGGCAGCAACAACTTCGCGGTGGCCGGTGCGCTCACCACCGACGGCCGCGCGATCATCGCCGACGACATGCACCTGGGCCTGCGTGCACCCGGCCTGTGGTTCCGCGTGCGCCTGCGCTACCCGGACCCGCAGGCTGCCGGCGGCCAGGTCGATGTCACCGGCTTCTCGCTGCCGGGCCTGCCGGCCGTGATCGTCGGCAGCAACGGGCACGTCGCCTGGGGCTTCACCAACGGCTACATCGACACGGCGGACTACCGCACGGAACCGGCCAACGCCGCCGTGACCGTGCACGAAGAACGCATCGCCGTGGCCGGCCAGGCCGATGTGCTGTTCCCGGTACGCGAAACCGCCTGGGGGCCGATCCTGCACACGCATGCCGATGGCAGTGGCGATGCGCTGCGCTGGGTCGCCCACCTGCCCGGCGCCGTGCGCCTGGACTTCGCTGATCTGGCCCGCGCCGGTGACCTGGACGGTGCACTGCGCTTCGCCGACCGTGCCGGCATCCCCGCGCAGAACCTGGTGGTCGGCGACCGCAGCGGGCGCATCGCCTGGCGCCTGATCGGCGCCCGCCCGGACCGTGGCCCTGGCTGTGCACCGGCCGGCTTCAATGCCGCCAGCAACCAGGACTGCGCACCCTGGCCGATCCGCAGCGATGCCTCGCCGGCACTGATCGATCCTCCCAACCATCGCCTGTGGACTGCCAACGGCCGCGTCCTCGATGGCGAGGCGCTGGCTACCGTCGGCAACGGTGGCTATGACCTCGGCGCGCGTGCGCAGCAGATCCGCGACCTGCTCGCCATCCAGGACCGCTTCGACGAGCACGACCTGCTGGCGATCCAGCTCGACGACCGCGCCGTGTTCCTGCAGCGCTGGTGGGCCCTGCTGCACGACGTCATCGAACGCAGTGACGACCCTGCGCTGAAGCGTTTGAAGGAAGCGAGCCATCAATGGGGCGGCCGGGCTTCGGCCAGTTCGGTGAGCTACCGGGTGGTGCGTGCGTTCCGCACGCAGGTCATGGCCACGCTGTCCGATGCACTGCTGGCCCCGGCCAACGCACAGCTGGGCGATGACTACCTGGATCCGCGGCTGGCGCAGCTGGAAGGCGTGGCCTGGCCGATGCTGCAACAGCGTCCGGCCAACCTGCTGCCACCGGCCTTCGACAGCTGGGATGCGTTGCTGATCGACGCGGCACGCCGTACCGAGAGTGAACTGGCCAAACAGGGGCCGCTGGCCCAGCGCAGCTGGGGCGAACGCAATACCGCGGCGATCTGCCACCCCATCGCGCGGGCGTTGCCGGACATCGCCAAGCGCTGGCTGTGCATGCCGGCCGACCACCTGCCCGGCGACCGGGACATGCCGCGCGTGCAGACGCCGAACTTCGGCGCCTCCGAGCGCATGGTGGTCTCGCCCGGCCACGAGGCCGACGGCATCGTGCACATGCCCGGCGGCCAGAGCGGCCATCCGCTGTCACCGTACTGGGGCGCCGGCCACGAGGACTGGGTGCATGGGCGGCCGACGCCGTTCCTGCCCGGCAAGGCGCAGCATGTCATGACGCTGGTTCCGGCGCGGTAG
- the bfr gene encoding bacterioferritin yields the protein MKGNPDVIACLKELLRGELAARDQYFIHSRRYEDQGLFALYERLNHEMEEETQHADALLRRILFLGGDPDMRPHATEPGKTVEEMLQKDLDTEYAVRNNLAAGMKLCEEKGDYVSRDILLAQLKDTEEDHAWWLEQQLGLIKRIGLELYQLSKIDGNGAPAH from the coding sequence ATGAAAGGCAACCCGGACGTTATCGCCTGCCTGAAGGAACTGCTGCGCGGCGAGCTTGCTGCCCGCGACCAGTACTTCATCCATTCCCGCCGCTACGAGGACCAGGGCCTGTTCGCGCTGTACGAACGCCTGAACCACGAGATGGAAGAGGAAACCCAGCACGCCGATGCGCTGCTGCGCCGGATCCTGTTCCTGGGCGGCGACCCGGACATGCGCCCGCACGCCACCGAGCCGGGCAAGACCGTGGAGGAGATGCTGCAGAAGGATCTCGATACTGAATACGCGGTTCGGAACAATCTCGCTGCCGGCATGAAGCTGTGCGAGGAGAAGGGCGACTACGTGAGCCGCGACATCCTGCTGGCGCAGCTGAAGGACACCGAGGAAGACCACGCCTGGTGGCTGGAGCAGCAGCTGGGCCTGATCAAGCGCATCGGCCTGGAGCTGTACCAGTTGAGCAAGATCGACGGCAACGGCGCTCCGGCGCACTGA
- the asnB gene encoding asparagine synthase B, which yields MCSIFGIFGLQAGDDLPALRRHALELSQRQRHRGPDWSGVYLDEGALLVHERLAIVDPAGGSQPLLSADGQLALAVNGEIYNHQALKAALTTAYDFQTGSDCEVINALYRQGASPAQWLEQLNGIFAFALWDRDSGRVLVARDPVGVVPLYWGHDAQGRLRVASEMKALVDTCADVAQFPPGHYFDSASGELVRYYQQPWRDYADVQGRQADLAELRQAFEHAVERQLMSDVPYGVLLSGGLDSSLVAAVAARYARRRIEDGGQTEAWWPRLHSFAIGLKGSPDLAAAAIAAEALGTVHHGFEYTFEEGLDALPEVIRHIETYDVTTIRASTPMFLLARRIKAMGVKMVLSGEGSDEIFGGYLYFHKAPDAREFHDELVRKLDALHNYDCLRANKSMMAWGVEPRVPFLDREFLDVAMRFDAAHKMVGAGFGGRRIEKAVLREAFDGYLPDSILWRQKEQFSDGVGYGWIDGLKAHAEAQVSDRVLVAADKRFPHNPPQTKEAYYYRHLFEQFFPSRAAAETVPGGKSIACSSPAAIAWDASFAAAADPSGRAIAGVHAQALA from the coding sequence ATGTGTTCGATCTTCGGAATCTTCGGCCTGCAGGCCGGTGACGATCTTCCCGCCCTGCGCCGCCATGCGCTGGAACTGTCGCAGCGCCAGCGCCACCGTGGCCCGGACTGGAGCGGCGTATACCTCGACGAAGGTGCGCTGCTGGTCCACGAGCGGTTGGCCATCGTCGACCCGGCCGGTGGTTCGCAGCCGCTGCTGTCGGCCGATGGCCAGCTGGCGCTGGCGGTGAACGGCGAGATCTACAACCACCAGGCCTTGAAGGCGGCGCTGACCACCGCCTACGACTTCCAGACCGGCTCGGACTGCGAGGTGATCAACGCGCTGTACCGCCAAGGCGCTTCGCCGGCGCAGTGGCTGGAGCAGCTCAACGGCATCTTCGCCTTCGCGCTGTGGGACCGCGACAGCGGCCGCGTGCTGGTGGCGCGTGACCCGGTCGGCGTGGTGCCGCTTTACTGGGGCCACGATGCCCAAGGACGCCTGCGCGTCGCCTCGGAAATGAAGGCACTGGTCGATACCTGTGCCGATGTCGCGCAGTTCCCGCCGGGTCACTACTTCGACAGCGCCAGCGGTGAGCTCGTGCGTTATTACCAGCAACCGTGGCGCGACTATGCCGACGTGCAGGGCCGCCAGGCGGATCTGGCCGAGCTGCGCCAGGCCTTCGAGCATGCGGTGGAACGCCAGCTGATGAGCGATGTGCCGTACGGCGTGCTGTTGTCCGGTGGCCTGGACTCGTCACTGGTGGCGGCGGTGGCCGCACGCTATGCACGTCGCCGCATCGAGGATGGGGGGCAGACCGAAGCCTGGTGGCCGCGCCTGCACTCGTTTGCGATCGGCTTGAAGGGCTCGCCCGATCTGGCCGCCGCTGCGATCGCCGCCGAAGCGCTGGGCACCGTACATCACGGTTTCGAGTACACCTTCGAGGAAGGCCTCGATGCGCTGCCGGAAGTGATCCGCCACATCGAGACCTACGACGTCACCACCATCCGCGCATCGACGCCGATGTTCCTGCTGGCGCGGCGGATCAAGGCGATGGGGGTGAAGATGGTGCTCTCCGGCGAGGGCAGCGACGAGATCTTCGGTGGCTACCTGTACTTCCACAAGGCACCGGATGCGCGTGAATTCCACGACGAGCTGGTACGCAAGCTCGATGCCTTGCACAACTACGACTGCCTGCGCGCCAACAAGTCGATGATGGCCTGGGGCGTGGAGCCGCGCGTGCCGTTCCTCGACCGTGAGTTCCTCGATGTGGCGATGCGCTTCGATGCCGCGCACAAGATGGTCGGTGCCGGCTTTGGTGGCCGTCGCATCGAGAAGGCGGTGCTGCGCGAGGCATTCGACGGCTATCTGCCGGACAGCATCCTGTGGCGGCAGAAGGAACAGTTCAGTGATGGCGTTGGCTACGGCTGGATCGATGGGCTGAAGGCGCATGCCGAAGCACAGGTGAGCGACCGCGTACTGGTAGCGGCCGACAAGCGCTTCCCGCACAACCCGCCGCAGACCAAGGAGGCGTACTACTACCGCCACCTGTTCGAGCAGTTCTTCCCCAGCCGTGCGGCGGCCGAGACCGTGCCGGGTGGCAAGTCGATCGCCTGCTCGTCGCCGGCGGCCATTGCCTGGGACGCCAGCTTCGCCGCGGCCGCAGATCCGTCGGGTCGCGCGATCGCCGGCGTGCACGCGCAGGCCCTGGCCTAA
- the dapE gene encoding succinyl-diaminopimelate desuccinylase: MSAVLDLTCELIARPSVTPEDAGCQALLAARLKQAGFQCDHLRLGQVDNLWATHGQGAPVLVLLGHTDVVPTGPREAWASDPFTPQIRDGVLYGRGTADMKGSVAAFVVAAEQFVAAHPDHPGTLAVLLTSDEEGDAIDGVRHVARLFAERGQRIDWCITGEPSSTATLGDLLRVGRRGSLSAKLRVQGVQGHVAYPEKARNPIHQAAPALAELSARRWDDGYESFPPTSLQISNIHAGTGANNVIPGELEVDFNIRYNPHWDAPKLEAEITALLDRHGLQYTLKWHRSGEPFYTPEGTLRATARAVLAEHIGRAPEESTGGGTSDARFIAPLGAQCIEVGPVNASIHQVDENVRVDDLEALPGLYQRLVERLLV; the protein is encoded by the coding sequence ATGAGCGCGGTCCTCGACCTGACCTGCGAGCTGATCGCGCGGCCCTCGGTGACGCCGGAGGATGCCGGTTGCCAGGCGTTGCTGGCGGCACGCCTGAAGCAGGCCGGGTTCCAGTGCGATCACCTGCGGCTGGGCCAGGTCGACAACCTGTGGGCGACCCATGGCCAGGGCGCGCCGGTGCTGGTGCTGCTGGGCCACACCGACGTGGTGCCGACGGGCCCGCGCGAGGCCTGGGCCAGCGACCCGTTCACGCCGCAGATCCGTGATGGCGTGCTGTATGGTCGTGGCACCGCCGACATGAAGGGCAGCGTGGCGGCGTTCGTGGTGGCCGCCGAGCAGTTCGTCGCCGCGCATCCCGATCATCCCGGCACACTGGCGGTGCTGCTGACCAGCGACGAGGAGGGCGATGCCATCGATGGCGTGCGCCACGTTGCACGGCTGTTCGCCGAGCGCGGCCAGCGCATCGACTGGTGCATCACCGGCGAGCCGTCGTCGACCGCGACGCTGGGTGACCTGCTGCGCGTGGGTCGTCGTGGCAGCCTGTCGGCCAAGCTGCGCGTACAGGGCGTGCAGGGTCATGTGGCGTATCCGGAGAAGGCGCGCAACCCGATCCACCAGGCGGCGCCGGCCCTGGCCGAGCTGAGTGCACGACGCTGGGACGACGGCTACGAGAGTTTCCCGCCGACCAGCCTGCAGATCTCCAACATCCATGCCGGCACCGGCGCCAACAATGTGATTCCCGGCGAGCTGGAGGTGGATTTCAACATCCGCTACAACCCGCACTGGGATGCACCGAAGCTGGAAGCGGAGATCACCGCGCTGCTGGATCGGCATGGCCTGCAGTACACGTTGAAGTGGCATCGCAGCGGCGAGCCGTTCTACACCCCGGAAGGCACGCTGCGCGCCACCGCGCGTGCGGTGCTGGCCGAGCACATCGGCCGTGCACCGGAGGAAAGCACCGGTGGCGGTACGTCCGATGCCCGCTTCATCGCGCCATTGGGCGCGCAGTGCATCGAAGTGGGGCCGGTCAACGCCAGCATCCACCAGGTGGACGAGAACGTGCGCGTGGACGATCTGGAGGCATTGCCGGGGCTGTACCAGCGCCTGGTGGAACGGCTGCTGGTGTGA
- a CDS encoding arsenate reductase — MAMSTTVYGLKNCDTCKKATKWLDRFGVPYTFVDYRDNKPSPETLLAWAAQLGGLAAMVNKSSTTWRQLPDNRKAADSEAEWKLLLREYPQLIKRPLVITADGTVSQGFSDNGFKARFGVGDA, encoded by the coding sequence ATGGCCATGAGCACCACTGTCTACGGTTTGAAGAACTGCGATACCTGCAAGAAGGCGACCAAGTGGCTGGACCGCTTCGGCGTGCCGTACACCTTCGTCGACTACCGCGACAACAAGCCCAGCCCGGAAACGCTGCTGGCATGGGCGGCACAGCTGGGTGGCCTGGCCGCGATGGTCAACAAGTCCTCCACCACCTGGCGGCAGCTGCCGGACAACCGCAAGGCCGCCGACTCCGAGGCCGAATGGAAGCTGTTGCTGCGCGAGTACCCGCAGCTGATCAAGCGCCCGCTGGTGATTACTGCCGATGGCACGGTCAGCCAGGGCTTCAGTGACAACGGCTTCAAGGCCCGCTTCGGCGTGGGTGACGCATGA
- the dapD gene encoding 2,3,4,5-tetrahydropyridine-2,6-dicarboxylate N-succinyltransferase: MATKPAKKTAATPKSAAARKPAAAAPAAKKTPAPKKAAAVKAPAKKTAAVKKAAAVKKAPAKSAEAVRAETIARKSLRKPSAPGVEELKFGIESAFERRATLTLHELEGSTKPLVNRVIDGLESGEFRVAEPDGQGGWKVNEWLKKAVLLYFRVNDMAVVDARPAPFWDKVESRFAGYDEAKFRRGGVRVVPGAIARRGTYFGKDVVLMPSFTNIGAYVGEGTMVDTWATVGSCAQIGQHCHLSGGAGIGGVLEPLQASPTIIEDHCFIGARSEVVEGVVVGHHSVIGMGVFLSQSTRIYNRATGEITYGYIPPYSVVVSGSLPSKDGTHSLYCAVIVKQVDAKTRSKTSVNDLLRGLAD; this comes from the coding sequence ATGGCCACCAAGCCCGCCAAGAAGACCGCCGCGACCCCCAAGAGCGCAGCGGCCCGGAAACCTGCTGCCGCCGCACCGGCCGCGAAGAAGACCCCTGCGCCGAAGAAGGCTGCTGCAGTAAAGGCCCCGGCAAAGAAAACGGCGGCGGTGAAGAAAGCGGCTGCGGTGAAGAAGGCCCCGGCCAAGAGCGCCGAAGCCGTCCGCGCCGAAACCATCGCCCGCAAGTCGCTGCGCAAGCCGTCGGCCCCGGGCGTGGAAGAGCTGAAGTTCGGCATCGAAAGCGCCTTCGAGCGCCGTGCCACCTTGACCCTGCACGAACTGGAAGGCTCGACCAAGCCGCTGGTCAATCGCGTGATCGACGGCCTGGAGAGCGGTGAGTTCCGCGTTGCCGAGCCGGATGGCCAGGGCGGCTGGAAGGTCAACGAGTGGCTGAAGAAGGCCGTGCTGCTGTATTTCCGCGTCAACGACATGGCGGTGGTCGACGCCCGTCCGGCACCGTTCTGGGACAAGGTCGAATCGCGCTTCGCCGGCTATGACGAAGCGAAGTTCCGCCGTGGTGGCGTGCGCGTGGTGCCGGGTGCGATCGCCCGCCGCGGCACCTACTTCGGCAAGGATGTGGTGCTGATGCCGAGCTTCACCAACATCGGCGCCTATGTCGGCGAAGGCACCATGGTCGACACCTGGGCCACCGTTGGTTCCTGCGCGCAGATCGGCCAGCACTGCCACCTGTCCGGCGGCGCCGGCATCGGCGGCGTGCTGGAACCACTGCAGGCCAGCCCGACCATCATCGAGGACCACTGCTTCATCGGTGCGCGCTCCGAAGTGGTGGAAGGCGTGGTCGTCGGTCACCACAGCGTGATCGGCATGGGCGTGTTCCTCAGCCAGAGCACCCGCATCTACAACCGTGCCACCGGCGAGATCACCTACGGCTACATCCCGCCGTACAGCGTGGTGGTGTCCGGCTCGCTGCCGAGCAAGGACGGTACCCATTCGCTGTACTGCGCGGTGATCGTCAAGCAGGTTGATGCCAAGACCCGCAGCAAGACCAGCGTCAACGACCTGCTGCGCGGCCTGGCCGACTGA
- a CDS encoding cation:proton antiporter: MFMDVQTGGRAPPIKWGWRYLAWAGVPLLAGVLLARYAGPAAPEAVARATAAAEGSWVQHLASPLGLFLLQLLVLLLVAKGAGALLKRFGQPAVIGEMAAGLMMGPLVLGSLLPQLHGALFPASSLGPLGMLSQLGVLMFLLVAGAELDLAALRGRRRFAFTVSHAGIAVPFVLGVALAIWLYPQHGPQGVGFTAFALFVGISMSITAFPVLLRILADRGITQTPLGQTAIACAALGDATAWCLLALIVAAAQASGWLPASLNLLCVVAFVALMLGLVKPWFARQQIAPGREGRWLLGILLLSLGSALVTEMLGIHALFGAFAAGVAVSSNAQLRDLLMARVEPFAVTLLLPLFFAMTGLRMRADALQASDIVLCVVVIAVATTGKLLGTFSAARSAGMPTREAWRLGALMNTRGLMELIVLNLGYELGLLGDRLFAVLVIMALVTTAMTGPLLHLIERRRG; the protein is encoded by the coding sequence ATGTTCATGGACGTACAGACCGGGGGCCGGGCGCCGCCGATCAAGTGGGGCTGGCGCTACCTGGCCTGGGCCGGGGTGCCGCTGCTGGCCGGCGTGCTGCTGGCGCGGTATGCCGGGCCGGCGGCGCCCGAGGCGGTTGCCCGTGCCACCGCTGCCGCTGAAGGCAGCTGGGTGCAGCACCTGGCGTCTCCGCTGGGCCTGTTCCTGCTGCAGCTGCTGGTACTGCTGCTGGTGGCCAAGGGCGCAGGGGCGCTGCTCAAGCGCTTTGGACAGCCGGCGGTGATCGGCGAAATGGCCGCCGGCCTGATGATGGGGCCGCTGGTGCTCGGCAGCCTGCTGCCGCAGCTGCATGGTGCGCTGTTCCCAGCCAGCTCGCTGGGGCCGCTGGGCATGCTCAGCCAGCTGGGCGTGCTGATGTTCCTGCTGGTGGCCGGTGCCGAGCTGGACCTGGCGGCGCTGCGTGGCCGCCGGCGTTTCGCCTTCACGGTCAGCCATGCCGGCATTGCCGTGCCGTTCGTGCTCGGCGTCGCGTTGGCGATCTGGCTGTATCCGCAACACGGCCCACAGGGTGTGGGCTTCACCGCCTTCGCACTTTTCGTCGGTATTTCGATGAGCATCACGGCCTTCCCCGTGCTGCTGCGCATCCTGGCCGATCGCGGGATCACACAGACGCCACTGGGGCAGACCGCGATCGCCTGCGCCGCCTTGGGCGATGCCACCGCGTGGTGCCTGCTGGCGCTGATCGTGGCCGCCGCCCAGGCCAGCGGCTGGTTGCCGGCCAGCCTCAACCTGTTGTGCGTGGTCGCGTTCGTGGCGTTGATGCTGGGGTTGGTGAAGCCGTGGTTCGCGCGCCAGCAGATTGCGCCGGGCCGTGAGGGGCGCTGGCTGCTTGGCATCCTGCTGCTGTCGCTGGGCAGTGCGCTGGTCACCGAGATGCTGGGCATCCACGCGCTGTTCGGCGCGTTCGCTGCGGGCGTCGCGGTATCGTCCAATGCGCAGCTGCGTGACCTGCTGATGGCCCGTGTCGAGCCGTTCGCGGTCACCCTGCTGCTGCCGTTGTTCTTCGCCATGACCGGGCTGCGCATGCGCGCCGATGCGCTGCAGGCCAGCGACATCGTGTTGTGCGTGGTGGTGATCGCGGTGGCCACGACGGGCAAGCTGCTTGGCACCTTCAGTGCCGCGCGCAGTGCCGGCATGCCCACGCGCGAAGCGTGGCGGCTGGGTGCGCTGATGAACACCCGGGGCCTGATGGAGCTGATCGTGCTCAACCTGGGTTACGAGCTGGGCCTGCTCGGCGACCGCCTGTTCGCGGTGCTGGTGATCATGGCGTTGGTGACCACGGCGATGACGGGGCCGCTGCTGCACCTGATCGAGCGGCGCAGGGGCTGA
- a CDS encoding SEL1-like repeat protein, with translation MQHRTGRYAALAALLCLGLTACQTLPPPSTLPQSQQQALEQRGSDGSFEGAFDTAQTFERFNDPRAIAYYERAAAATPWTFHNTRAEQALGRIWISGTLRHADSPHINPAPVLRTSWRRGERWSLAAANHGNPYAFHDLAEAYRERGDARRALRWELRGMVYQRYASSSGLPGAIAATGDAVHPLVARIQRRAAAGDADAQVDLGALLEKGVGLPRDPARALQLYQRAGEQGNVFGQYFAGLLLGRSAPGVDKDTGAAAHWFARAEAQHFYMAAPSYWKKAVEPPFFIFSE, from the coding sequence ATGCAACACCGCACTGGACGCTACGCGGCGCTGGCCGCCCTGCTCTGCCTGGGCCTGACCGCCTGCCAGACCCTGCCCCCGCCTTCTACGCTGCCGCAGTCCCAGCAGCAGGCATTGGAACAGCGCGGATCCGACGGCAGCTTCGAGGGTGCCTTTGATACCGCGCAGACCTTCGAGCGCTTCAACGATCCGCGCGCCATCGCCTACTACGAGCGTGCCGCAGCGGCCACACCCTGGACCTTCCATAACACCAGGGCGGAACAAGCACTGGGCCGGATCTGGATCTCCGGCACGTTGCGCCATGCCGACAGCCCCCACATCAACCCGGCTCCGGTGCTGCGCACGTCCTGGCGACGTGGCGAACGCTGGTCCCTGGCTGCCGCCAACCACGGCAATCCGTATGCGTTCCATGACCTGGCCGAGGCTTATCGCGAGCGCGGCGATGCCCGGCGAGCGCTGCGCTGGGAGCTGCGCGGGATGGTCTACCAGCGCTATGCGTCGTCGTCGGGACTGCCCGGCGCGATAGCGGCCACAGGCGATGCCGTGCATCCGCTGGTGGCGAGGATCCAACGCCGCGCCGCTGCAGGCGACGCCGACGCACAGGTCGATCTGGGCGCGCTGCTGGAAAAAGGCGTAGGCCTGCCGCGCGATCCCGCGCGCGCGCTGCAGTTGTACCAGCGCGCCGGCGAGCAGGGCAATGTGTTCGGCCAATACTTCGCCGGACTGCTGCTGGGCCGCAGTGCGCCGGGCGTGGACAAGGACACCGGCGCAGCGGCGCACTGGTTCGCCAGGGCCGAAGCGCAGCACTTCTACATGGCGGCGCCGAGTTACTGGAAAAAAGCGGTCGAGCCGCCATTCTTCATTTTTTCGGAATAG